TAGAGGCCTATGACTCATGGAGAACGTTCCAGTGAGCGGTGCACTCTGGCTCATGGGGCCTTGTGGGCTGGGTGAGGTGTTGGACTTTGTCCCGAGGGCTTTGGGGAGCCAGGCAAGGGATGCAGTTGTGAAAGATCTTTCCAGCTGTGGAGGGTGAACTTGAGTGGGCAAGAAAGGAGACTGGGGAGAGGCCCAGGGTCCAGCGGAATGACTAAAGCCCAAACTGGGTTCATGGGGATGGGGAGTGGAGACAAAGCACAGAAATGTCATCAGAATTTTTGGCTATTTGCTTCCTTCTTTACCCTGCCCcgccttttctttcctctcctataTCTCTTTGACCAAGCATCTTAAGCTGAGATACCTTCTTTGCATAAGACTGGTACCCTTTTCTGGCTGTCAGGTGGTGGCAGTTTGCTAGTGAGGTATGGTGGTACTGGGTTCAGATGGACTTGGGTCCTTGTCCCTGTCCTGGTcctggctcttcagggtcttacCAGCACCCTTGGGATACTCCTCCTAGGCCAGTGACAGATCCTCTGAGAGCTTCTATCCATGTTAGTAAAATTGAGACAGTTATAACCGCTGCTTCATGGAGTAGTTGTAAGAATTTAGTGAAGTTATTTCCATAAATCATTTAATGGTACCTTTATTCATGCAAATGATTTTGGAGGTTGGTGTGCTGGTGACTGTACTGCTCATGGGGATAAGGTAATAAGACAGGCTTGTAGCTCTTCAGAAGGAGAGCTAAacaacaagtaaacaaacatgaTGTCAGGAGGTGGGAAATGCCATGAAGGAAGAGCAAGTAGGGTCCCAGAAGTGGGGGAGAGTGATATGAGAGGGCACTTATTTACACAGGGTGGTCAGGGAATGCCTCAGGTGGCAACATATCTGCTGAGCCCTGGTTGAATGGAAGGAGGCCATGTACACATCAGAAGGATGCTCCTAGTAGAGGGagcagccagtgcaaaggtcctgaggcagagtTGCTGTGATGGGCCTGAGAAAGGGctggaaggccagtgtggctggaggtaTGAAGGCCAGTGAAGGTGGAGTGTGGGGAGAGATGAGGTGGTAGAAGTCAGCCAGGGCCACATCAGAGGGGCGTGTGTCAAGGTGCTGGAGACAATGAGAAGAAGTGCTCGCGTTTATCGAGCATTTACCGTGTGTCCTTTGTATGTGTGACTCACGTTGCTCGTACAGCGACATTGTGGGGTGGGTACTGTTACCGTCGATCTCTTACAGAGGAGTGCACGCGACCACTTGAGTGGTTCTGGGCTGCTGCTGGTATTGCTCTGTACTCATCAGTGGACTGATGGTTTCCCTCCTGGGCTGCGTCTTCTCTGTAAATGGGAGCTCGAGATGCAGGACATGATACCAAGGCCTCCAGTCACCTATGGGTCTTTCCTCCCCCCACCGCAGAGCTGAAGAAGTCCCTGTACGCTATCTTCTCCCAGTTTGGCCAGATCCTGGATATCCTGGTATCACGAAGCCTGAAGATGAGGGGCCAGGCCTTTGTCATCTTCAAGGAAGTCAGCAGCGCCACCAATGCCCTGCGCTCCATGCAGGGTTTCCCCTTCTACGACAAGCCCATGGTGAGCACCGGGTGTGGAGGGTGTGGGTGTATGCCTGTGCAAGGTGCTGTTGCAGGCTTGATGGCTCTGGACTTCCTGTCGCCTGTGGTCCAGACCATTGAGGACGGGAGTTTCTCTTGCTGGTCCTCAGCATCCACTGTTCACTGCACTGGGGCTGTGGAAGCACAGTGATCAAGGGAAGGCCCAGCTGTACCCTCTCGGGGCCACAGTGCAGTTGGAGAGACACGCCTGCCTCCAGATGGCGACGACCCGGAGGGGTCGGGGCTGGGACCGGGCAAGTGGACGGAGCTGGGGGAGCTTAGGAGCGGCCTCTCACCCATTCTGGGAGTTTGCCGGGAAGCCTTTCTGGATGAGTAAGACTTGGAGAAGAGTagctggaggaagagagggagaaagacagtggACTAAGGCCTGGAGATAACCAAGGGCACGTGTAGTTGAGGAAGTGAGTCAAGTTCCCTTAGCTGGAGTGAAGGCTGGGATGTGGTGGGAGGGCCTGGCCTGGAGAGCCAGTCAGAAGTCAGGCTAAGGAGCTGGAGTTGGTCCTGAAAATGGACTTGATTCCGAGGGTGCTGGGGAAGCAAGGGAGGGTTTGGGGGCTGCCTTTGGCTGTTGGGTAGGGGGGTTAGGAGGGAGATGGGGTTCCGTTGTGAAGGTGAGGCTGGGTCGGCTCCCAGGTGGTGGGGTTGGGCCGGGACCAGGGCAGGGGCCGTGGGATGGGAAGAAGTGGGTTACGGATGTTCAGGAGGTCAAGTGGGCGGCCGTGGGGACTGCCGTCCAGGAGGTGAGGAGTGGCTTAAAGTCCCTGCCCCGAACTAGAATTCCTGCCGTATCAGTGGGAGATGTTTTTGGTTCTTTGGgctttttcctttgttcctcAGTCAGTTTTCTAGTTTCACCTGATTGTAATATGCTTCCTTGAACCAGTTCCCTTGGGGAGGTGAGAGAAGTGTCAGTGCCTGCAGGTCCCAGGCAGGTCGCTTCACGTGGAAGACCTTGGCCCCGGGTTTAGTGGGGCAGCCGGAGCCCTCACCGCCTTCTGGAGGGGGCCGCGCTGACTCCTGCCTGTCGTCGCCTCTGGGTGGGCGAGCCCACAGTTGCCACATCTTCCGTTGCTTCTCCGGAGCAGCCAGGAACTCAGTTTTGAGGACTGAAACCAGTAAATCTTTTCGTGTGGACCCTCCTCCCCTGCTTTTCTCTGAAATCATTGCTTGGACCATATGAAGCACTGAGCCACTGTGAGTTCTGTCAGTGAGTCCCGTCAACTATACCTTCAAAACctctaccaaaaaaataaaagaaaaaaaccaaaaagcccccaaaacaaacaaacaaaaccctccacCCGTTCTTCTCACTCCTCCCCTGCCACCCACCTGGTCCCAGCCGCCACCCTACTCCCTGGTTCGACGCCTGCACAGGCCACTCTCCATCCCGTGGCCTCAGCGCTCCTTGGGCGTCACAGGTGAGAGCTCGTCACTCGCCTGCTTATGACACTCCATGGCTCCTGGCTTTCTCCCTCCTCATCTGTGTTGGCCTCCTTGCTTTTCCCTGAACACACCCTGCACTCCTTAGCTCTGATGGCTGTTCCTTTGCTAGGATGCTCTTTTCCCTGGATGTCTGCGtggctccctccctctgtctctgcacCAGTGTTTTCTCACTGAGGTCTTTCCTGGCCACACTCTGAAAATTTCAGTTCTTCCCAGCTCCTCACATCCCCTTCTCCAGTTCACTTTTTAATCTCTGTCATATCTTTCCCAGCAAGCAGACTCCATGAGAGCGGGGGCTTTTGTGTGATTTGCTCATTGCTGTACCGCCAGAGCAAATACAGGTGCTCCATAAACCGCCGAATGAATGAGATTTAGCCTGGAGACCCAGTTCTCTTCTTGTGTGATGGAAACCCCCCTGCACAGTGCTCCTGTCCTGaccttgtttccttctttctgccttGGGCCTGATGCTCAGGGCTGTCCCATCTTCCCTTCAGGATCTCAACAACCACTGTctgagcacttgctgtgtgccaggcaccgtttGGAGCACTTTAACTCATCGTCCTCACGATTGTCCTTTGAAGTGGGAAATACCGCAGTCCCTGTTTGacagatgaggacattgaggccAAGCGATTTCTGTGACATTACTCACCAAGCTCCTGGCAAGGTCTGATTTGGCATCCGGGTGGTCTGGCCCCAGACCAGTCTCCTTAACCCTTCTGCTCTCGGTTTGGCAGCGCATCCAGTACGCCAAGACGGACTCGGATATCATTGCCAAGATGAAGGGCACCTTTGTGGAGCGGGACCGCAAGCGGGAGAAGAGGAAGCCCAAGAGCCAGGAGACCCCGGCTGCCAAGAAGGCTGTGCAGGGTGGGGCGGCCGCCCCTGTGGTGGGCGCCGTCCAGGGGCCTGTCCCGGTAAGCTGGGGCCCAGAGACGCGGCCTTCTCACCACCAGGGCTTCCTCAGCCACGTGGGCTggcttgggggtgggtggggaggggtctccCCTTGTGGATTCAGACCACCCTCCCTTCCATTTTTCTTAGAGAGATTGTGTGCCTGTCTCTAGGGAGGGGTTGAGCATGTGAGTGACGGTATCTCCACTTGGAAATGTCTGTGCCTGCCTGCCTGTTTCTCAggatctttctttctctgtgtctcagtcttttgttttctctttctccttgacCTTGATTTTGCTGTCTGTGTCTTCTAAGTCAATGTCTGTGTAGAAAATCCAGAGAAAACTACTAATCAACTGTTAGGattaaaaagaatttaatttaaCAAGGTCACCAGATATAAGGTCAGTATGGAAAAAGTCAGTTTTATTTCTACATGTTGGCCACAGACAAGTAGACTTCAAATTGAAAAAAAGCTCCGAGGAGTAAATTCAACAAAAAATGTGCAAGACCACCCACTGAAACTATAGAACATGGCTGAGCGAAATTGGAGACGACCTCAGCaaatggataggaagactcactGCTATTAAGACTTCAGTTCTCTGCAAATTGATTTAAGATTCAACAcgattccaatcaaaatcccaacagggACTTGTGGGGACAGACGGGCTGTCTGTAAATGTCTGGAAAAGCAAAGCAAGGCAGACGAGGAGAACAAAGCTGGGGGCCTGCAGTATATAGTAATCAAGAtggtatggtattggcataagggTAGAAAGATGGACCAGTGGGGCAGAATAGAGTCCTGAAACATCCACACGTGTATGTAGTCACTCCATGTATGTCAAGGTACCACTTGCAGTCCAGTGGTAAAAGGGCTTTTTCCCCTAATAAATGATACTGGGCCAATTGGATATCTGTAAGGGGAAAAGTTAGCCCTGCCTTAACAATGTATAAGTTACTTTGAGGTGAATCATAGACCTGAACGTGACAGCTACAACAATAAAcgttttagaagaaaacaggaaaatgtcTGTGACCTTGGTGAGGGCATAAAGAGTGGAAACATCCTGTTTTCTAAACAGGATACAGAAAGCAcaaagtattaaagaaaaatggacGAATTGGACCCACTCAGGTCTCCGAACCTCCACATCAGCTTTTCTGATGGGTTGCACTCTATTTTGTCTTGTGTCAGTGATGGTGTCTGGCTTACCATCGAGCTTCGCCACTCTTACCCTCTCCACTCTTCTGTGCCCAGCTTTCTGTCCACCTTTGACTCTTAGATGTGATTCCAGCTCCTGTCTCCCCTGGGTGCACATGCTCTTGGACTTCAGGCTGTCTCCCTTCCCCTTGCCACCAGCCCTCCCACGTCTTCATGCACCTGCCCTGACCATTCCCAGCCACCTCTGCCTTCCACTGTCTGTTCTCTGGGTCCGTTTCTTTTTCCATGAAGTTTATTTTTAGAAGCAGGAGTACAGCATGCTGCTTACAGTGTTTATTTCCACCCCTTTTAGttgataatgtttttattttttttcctaggcTATTTTTCTACTCATATGTCTCTAAACAAAGTTAGGGCGTTCtggcgattttttttttttggccacgccacatggcatgcgggatcttagctccccgaccagggattgaatccgcgccccctgcagtggaagctcagagtcctaaccactggaccgccagggaagtccccctgaccaattttatatgttaaaaaaaaattttttttaaactctttgatTTAATGTCTGCTGtgactttgggtttgttttgctcCATCCATCCCTTTTTGGGTgccttttttgccttttccaagaCTAGAtctttctccctgtgtctctcacACCCTGGGTTTCCTGTAACaaccttttcttctctctgttgcCTGCCGACACTGAAAGCACACCTCCTCCCACCTGCTGGCGCCCCTCTCAGTCCTGTCCTTCTCTCCCTGCAGGGCATGCCGCCGATGACTCAGGCGCCCCGCATCATGCACCACATGCCGGGCCAGCCTCCCTACATGCCGCCCCCTGGCATGATCCCGCCTCCGGGCCTCGCACCCGGCCAGATCCCACCAGGGGCCATGCCTCCACAGCAGCTTATGCCAGGACAGATGCCACCTGCACAGCCTGTAAGTGTCTGGTCCTCCTGGGGTCTGCTATAGTCAGAAGACAGGAATGGCAAGGGGCCGGTGGGAGCACTGTTTTAGGTTGGGTGGTCTGGGCAGGCCTCCCTGAGAAGGTGATACTGGAGGATGAGGATGTAGCAATGGCGTCAGGCCCTGGGACAGAAGTTGATGTGTTTGTTGGAGCAGCTTTGGAAGGTTACGGTGAGGCTGGAGTGGGGGTAGGCTGCACCTAGGTTCATTCAGTGAACTTCTGAGCACCTGCTTATGGGCACAGCAGTGCTCTGTTGTGGCTTACAGTCTGGGGGGGGGCAAGACAGCAACACAGGGTATGTCAGGTGAAGGACTAGAAAGAATTcaggaaggggcaggggtggggtggggcaggggctggagagcAGGAGGGCTGTAGATCCCCGACCAGACTCAATGGGCTCCCGTCGCTCTCCTGCAGCTTTCAGAAAATCCACCAAATCACATCTTGTTCCTCACCAACCTGCCTGAAGAGACCAACGAGCTCATGCTTTCCATGCTTTTCAACCAGTAAGTGGGGCCTGTGGCTGACCGGGGGCCAGAGGGTGATGGCCAGGAGGTGGCACCGTGGGGATGGGCGAGCCTCACAGCTCTGCTGGTGGAGTCCCAGGCCTGCTTAGGCTGCACAGGCGGGACAACGACTAGAGGTTACAAGGAGGCTGCAGTCGGGCCCGCAGCGGCGGGGTGTGGAGGGCAGCGGTGCAGGGCAGGTGGGCCGTCCTCTGCCTTCGTGGGGCTGCGGTGGCGGTCCAGGCTCTGGGTCTCATCTTTGCAGTCTCTAAATTGGACATAGGCAAGTCACACAACAGTGAGATGTCACTGAACACTGGCTAGACTGGTGGGAGTCAGCCTGTTTAGACGGCAAGTATGGGAGGTGGGGATGCTTGACGCCACGTGCCCTGCAGATGGGATGCAGACCACTGTGGCCGTTGTGTAGGGTAACTGGCCACTGTTTAGTCATACTCACCTGGTGgctttgctgcttttttttttttctccccacattttttttttattggagtataattgctttacaatgttgtgttagtttctgctgtacaatgatgtgaatcagctatatgcgtgtatatatcccatccctcttggacctccctcccccaccgccatcccacccatctaggccatcacagagcaccgagctgagctccctgtgctatacagcaggttcccactagctatctattttacacatggtagtgtgtttatgtcaaacctaatctccaattcatcccaccctcccctgaccccccgtgttcacatgtccattctctgcgtctgcgtttctgttcctgccctgcaaataggttcacctATACCGTTTTCATCTGTACCTGTTTCTAACTGTATATCCTACAGAAATTCTAACACGAGGCCCCAGAGGCTGTGGGTAGGGCATTCCTCACAGTGTGGCAGGGAGCCAGAGGCAgcctgggagaagggagaggtcAAGTGCAGGTGCTCGCGactgcatgccacgtggcagtTAGAGGGAACAGGAAGAGCAACGTACATGGTTCTTTATACTAGTGCCAAGAGGCAATTTTGAGaaactgaataaaacagaaaaagaataccaTTCATTCATACACCATGTCCACAGAACAATGCATATTTTCTAAGGATACTCATGGAAAAAAGGATAACCAGTAAACATGAGGATGGTTGCCTAATGGGGAAGGAAGTAAGGAATGAGAAGAGGGAAGTGAAAGAAACAGCAGATCATGAAAGTCGGGATGGTGGTTATTTCTGGAATGGTTATTTCTGTGATTCCTTCGATTGGGAGAGGacgtggagggtggggagggggcagtgttCTTTGTCTTGATGGAGGTTATGGTTGCATGGGTGCTCATGTTAACAGTTTTCTTTAAATGGTATGTTTCCTTTGTGCACACTTTTTTATATTAGGGTTTATCAACTTAGCAACATacacattttgggctggataattctttgttattgGGGCTGTCCTCtgcattgtgggatgtttagcaacatTCCTGGCCCCTACCCCCTGGATGTCAGAATGTTAGGGGGAAGTGCTAAGTCTGGATTCCTGAGGTCTCTGACCATCTCTCAGGTTCCCTGGCTTCAAGGAGGTCCGGCTGGTCCCAGGGCGGCACGACATCGCCTTCGTGGAGTTTGACAATGAGGTGCAGGCAGGGGCCGCACGCGACGCCCTGCAGGGTTTCAAGATCACCCAGAACAACGCCATGAAGATCTCCTTTGCCAAGAAGTAGCACCCTTTCCCCATGTCTCTGCCCCCTGTTCTggggccaccccctcccccccttgGCTCAGCCCCCTGAAGGTAAGTCCCCCTCGGGGGCCTTCTTGGAGCCGTGTGTGAGTGAATGGTCGCCACACAGCATTGTACCCAGAGTCTGTCCCCAGACATTGCACCTGGCGCTGTTAGGCTggaattaaagtgtttttttgaggtttgtttttttcacaaccatttgttgtttttattttcttgtcctgTGTGTTTCCCTTCCCTGCACATCAGAATAGTCTGAGCATTTGGGCCTCTCAGCATGTTGGGGATTTGCAACCTTGGGAAAACCCAGAATAGTGTAGCAACACTGTCCAAACTAAAGTCACTTTTACCACTTGGgcagaattttattttgtctcaATCAGCATTCAGGGCAGGAAATTAAAACCCACGCTGCCAGGTACAGTTGGGTAGGTTCTGTACTGTGCAAGGATGCCGCTTTTAATGGCATGCCATTCACTTCGTAGACTTGCACGTTGATTCCAATAATTTTCTAACGTGATAGAGTGTTAGGAAAGaggtttttcttcatctttttctagACAAAAATGCCTTCTGTCATAGTAAGAGTCCCACAGAAACCATTCTAGGTActtcaggaagaaagggaagggaattgGGTATTTATGAAATCGTCGGAAGGATGTTAGTGATGGCAGTCTGGGTTGGAGACATTTGAATTCAAGTTTGCAGCCCTCGATTGAGCTGCAGCCTCTAGGGTTCAGGAAGATGTCAGTGCTGCCGTTGTGAGTGCCTAAACTTCACACACGGGAAGCTCCTGATCAGATGCGGGTACCAGGAGTGTGGCCAGTTCACACACAGCTGCTCCCCCCCTGGCCAGATGCCAGCCAGGAGCTTCGGGCAGATGGCTGAACCGATCTCCCCTCCAGTGCCCCAACTGCAGGGGAGGCTAGGAAATGTGGTTCCTGGCTGGACAGTCATGTACCCTGCTGAAGCTGTGGATAAGAAGGGGAGATTGAATGGGGGACCTTCCTTTGCAGTCTGTCATACACCGGACCTGGCAATTTTTAAATCGACTAAagtatgttatatttatttatttatttatttatttatatatatatatatatatatatatatagcttaaaaccttttctcacaccatataga
This region of Balaenoptera acutorostrata chromosome 19, mBalAcu1.1, whole genome shotgun sequence genomic DNA includes:
- the SNRPA gene encoding U1 small nuclear ribonucleoprotein A, which gives rise to MAVPETRPNHTIYINNLNEKIKKDELKKSLYAIFSQFGQILDILVSRSLKMRGQAFVIFKEVSSATNALRSMQGFPFYDKPMRIQYAKTDSDIIAKMKGTFVERDRKREKRKPKSQETPAAKKAVQGGAAAPVVGAVQGPVPGMPPMTQAPRIMHHMPGQPPYMPPPGMIPPPGLAPGQIPPGAMPPQQLMPGQMPPAQPLSENPPNHILFLTNLPEETNELMLSMLFNQFPGFKEVRLVPGRHDIAFVEFDNEVQAGAARDALQGFKITQNNAMKISFAKK